CGTGACGTTCTCGAACCGGATCACCGGTGCTCCTCGCGGTCTTCGGCAGCGGTCTCAGCGGTCCGCGCGGCCTTCGGTACGGGCGCCACGAACGCGGGCAGCAGCCCCACCAGTACGGACAGGGCGGGCCACAGGGGCAGTCCGGGCGCCACCAGCGGAGTCACCCCGGGCCGCAGCGCCTCCCCGGCGGGCCCCGTGGACGCCCACACGACGAGCGCGGCGACCGCGATGCCCGACCCGGCGACCAGCCAGGTGCGCGGCCCCCACCGGTCGGGCCGGTAGCGGGTGCGGGGCGTGCGGCGGCCACCCAGCCACAGCCCGCCGAGCGCCGCCGCGACGCCCCCGGCGAGCAGCGGCACCCCGTACCCGGCGCCCTCCACGGCGAGCAGCCCGTACGTGCCCGCGCACACCCCGAGCAGCCCGCCCAGCGTCAGCGCGGTCGTCGTGTGCCGTACGGCGGCCGGGACGGCGGCCGTACGCCCGTACCCGCGCGCGTCCATCGACGCGGCCACCGCCACCGACCGCTCCAGCGCGCCCTCCAGCACCGGAAGCCCGATCTGGAGGACCGCCCGCACCCCGCCCGTGGGCCGCCCGCGCAGCCGCCGCGCGGTGCGCAGCCGGGCCACGTCGGCGACCAGGTTCGGCGCGAACGTCGTCGCGACCACCACGGCGACCCCCGCCTCGTACAGCGCGCCCGGCAGCGACTTGAGCAGCCGCGCCGGGTTGGCGAGGGCGTTCGCTGCGCCCACGCACACGAGCATCGCCGCCAGCTTCGCCCCGTCGTACAGGGCGAACACGAGCTGCTCGGCGGTGACCCGGCCGCCGATCCTGATGCCCCGCGCCCAGTCCGGCAGCGGCACCTCGGGCAGTGTCACCAGCACGTGCGCGCCGGGGATCGGCGAGCCGAGCAGCGTGGAGAACAGCACCCGGATCACCAGGACGGCCAGGCCCAGCTTGAGGAACGCCCCGTAGGAGCGGGCCCAGGGCGCGTCGGTGCGGCGCGCGGCGACCACGTACCCGGCGACGCCGACGACCAGGCCGAGCAGCAGCGGGTTCGTGGTGCGGGACGCGGCGACGGCCAGGCCGAGCGCCCACAGCCACCAGGCGCCCGCGTGCACGGCGTTGGAGCGGTGCGCCTCGGGAGCCCGCAGTCTCATCGCCGGCCGCGCCGCCGGGCCCGTACGAGGGCGGCGGCGCCGAGCGCCACGACGGCGGCGGCCCCGGCGTACAGGCCGAGCGCGGGGGCGTTCCCGCCGTTCCCCCCGGTCTGGCCGGATGCGGCTCCGGGCGTGGCCGTGGTGGCGGACGTGGCCGGTGTGGTGGCCGGGGTGTCCACCTGCTCGCCGCAGCCCTCCTTCGGGTAACCGGCGATGGCGCACAGCAGGGCCTGGCTGTTGTAGCGCAGCGGCGCGGCCACGGCGGCCAGCGCCTCCGCGCCGGTCGCGTCGGGCGCCACGCGCGCGCAGGCGGTGCGCTGGGCGGGCGGCGTCCCGCCGGGCGGGGCGTCGGCGGGGGTGCCGAAGTCCAGGACGAGCGCCACCCGCTTGGTGCCCTCACGGGTCGGGGTGCCCGCGCAGATCGCGGCGAAGTCGGGCGCGCGGCGCGGCCGGTCGGCGTCCTGGCTGTCGGCGCTGACCGCGAACCGGTAGCCGTGGACGGCGCCGTCGGCGGGCCGGATGGTCGCCGGGCCCTGCGTGGCGTACGCCCAGGAGCCGCCCGCGCCGCCCTCCCAGAACGACCAGTACCGGTACCCGGCGGCGTGCGCGGTGCCCGACGCGGCCGGTACGCCGACGAGCACGGCGAGGCACGCGGCGGCCACGAGCGCGCCGAACCGGCGGTACGCGCGCGTGGAGCGGCCGGTCGCGGCCGCCGGGCGGGCGGAGGTGTGGGTCACGGCCGGGCGGGCGGGAGCGCCGGTCACGGCTTCCGCTTCCCGCGCCCGCTCAGCAGGAACCCGACGCCGATGCCCGCGACGAGGAACACCGCGACGAGCAGCCAGACCGGGAAGCCGGACTCCTCCTGCTCCTCCTCGGCCTTCTCCTGCCCGGTGTCGGGTGTCGACGCGGGCTCGGGGCCGGTCGCGTTCAGCTGCTGGACGAGGTCGGCGCCGCCGAAGTCGCGCGGGTCGCCGCCGGCCGTGTGCGCGGCGAGGATCAGCTGCGCGTACGCGGCGGGGCCGCTCTCCTTCGCCCACGCGGCGCTGTTCTTCTCCAGCCAGGCGAGCCCCGCGTCGGCGGCCTCGCGGTGCCCGGCGGCGGCGAGGGCCAGCACGGCGTCGGCGGTGTTGCCGACGTCGGGCTGGTCGGCGGGGGCGGTCGTGCCGGGCATGGGCGGCAGGTCCAGGTGGCCGCTCTTCACGAGGGTGGCCGCCAGGTACGCGGCGCCGTTGCGGGCGGCCCGCTCGGCGGTCGGCTCGGCCGTGTCCACGCAGGAGGGCTTCTGGTCCGGGGTGACACCGCGCACCAGCAGGTGCTTGCCGAGCCCGGCGAGGACGGCGGCCGCGGTGGCGTCGCCGTTGGCGCGCAGGGTGCCGTCCTTCTCCGGCTGGTAGGCGAAGGCGCCGCCGCCCGGCTTCGCGGTGCAGGGCAGCGTGAACGTGAGCAGCGCGTCGTACGGGCTCTTGCCGGTGGCCGTACGGAACTCGCCGGGCCGCTCACCGGTTCCGGCGAGGGCGCTGATCACGAGGGACGTGGAGTTGGCGTCGCTGGGGAAGCCCGGGTTGTAGCCCCAGCCGCCGTCCTCGTTCTGGACCTGCTTCAGCCAGGCGACGGCGTCCTGGCGGGCCTTGTCGGTCTTCTCCTCGTGGCTGTCCACGCCCTTCAGCGCGTGCAGGGCGACGGCGGTGGCGTTCGTGTCGAGGGGCAGGTCGTCGGGGCACGGCCCGGACGTGTCGGCGCGGAAGGACGGGAAGCCGCCGTTCGCGCACTGCTGGCCGAGGAGCCACCCCACGGCCTGCGCGGCGGGCTCGACGCCGGTCGACTGCTGGGCGAGGAACGCCAGCGACTGCCGCCACACTCCGTCGTACGTGGGGTCCTTCGTGCCGTACAGCCCGGCGGGGACGGTGGGCGCGGCGGGCGACGACGGCGCGGCGGGCGCGGAGGCCGCGGGGGAAGTCACGGGGGGCGCGGAGGCCGCGGGGGAGGCCGGGGCGGAGGGGGCGGAAGGCGCGGGCGACGGGGCGGCGAGCGCGGTGGGGGCCACTGCTCCCGCGCCGGCCGCGAGCAGGACGGCGGTGGCGGCGAGCGCCGTGGCGCCGCGGCGAACGGTGGTCATGGCGGGGTGCCTCTCTGGCGGGGGCCGGTGGCCGGGCACCGGCGCGCGAGGGCACCAGGCTCGGCTCCGTACTCCTCGACGGTGCCGGTCACCGGGCCGTTCCCGGGACGCGAGAGCCGGTCAGACCCGTGACGAGGCATTCCGGCTCACCGCGCGGGGCGGCTCACGGCTGCGGGGTCAGCGCCGGATTTGCACCGGCTTCCCCCCGTACGGGCATGAAGCGACGGCCACACTCTACCCGTGGGTTCACCAGCCCCCCAGGCCGTCCCGCCCCCCCTGGTCCGCCCCCGGACAGCGGCCCGCCCGACCGGACCCCCGGCCGCGCCCCTGCCTTCGCCCGGCGCGGGGAGGAGCGGCCGGGGCTACGGTTCGATGAGGCGGCAGGCCGTCTCGATGTCGGCGCGGACCTGCGCGATGGACGCCCGCCCCGACAGCCAGGAGATCAGCGCGGAGTACCAGGTGTGCTCGATCACCCGCACCGCCGCGAGCTGCTCCGGCGAGGGCCCCGGCTCCGCCAGGCGCATCGCGTCCAGGATGATCGCCGTCGTCTGCCGCGACACCGCGTCCACCTCCGCGCTCACGCTCCGGTCGGCGAACGTCAGCGCCCGCACCATCGCGTCCGCCAGCTGCGGCTCCCGCTGGAGCGCCCGGAACGCCCGCATCAGCGTCTCCGCGACCCGCTCGGCCGCGCTCTCACCGGCCGGGGGCCGCTTCCGCAGCGTCGCGTGGAGGCCGTCGAGCTGGTCCTGCATCGTCGCCACCAGCAGACGGACCTTGGAGGGGAAGTAGCGGTACAGCGTGCCGAGCGCGACCTCCGCCGCCTCCGCGACCTCCCGCATCTGCACGGCGTCGAAGCCGCCCCGGCCCGCCAGGCGCGCGCTGGCGTGGAGGATGCGGCGGCGGCGCGCCTCCTGCCGTTCGGTCAGGGGCGGCGACGCCGGCCTGCCTTCCGCTGTCATAGGTCCCCGTCGATCCGTGCGTCAACGTATCCGTGCCGTCGTGGTGTTCGGTGCCGTGGTGGTGTTCCGTGCCGTGGCGCACGACAGCCGTGCCGTGATGCGCGACAGTATGGCCCCGCCCCCGCCGTGCCCGTGGCGTGAATCACCCGTTCCGGCCCTCACAGCGGCGCTACCTGCCGGTAGATTCGAAGCTCCTCCGAGCGCCCGAGAACGATCGACAACGATCAACTCTGAAACTTGTTCTAGATTAGCGCGACCGGTTACGCTCCGCCGAAACGCAGGGATGGAAGGGGCCGCGAGTGACCGCTGAGGCCGTAGCAGCAGGCCCCCGACCGGGTGCGGCAGCCGACGCCGGACGCCCGTTGCGCATCGCGCTCCTCACGTACAAGGGAAACCCGTTCTGCGGCGGCCAGGGCGTCTACGTACGGCACCTCTCCCGTGAGCTGGCGCGCCTCGGGCACACCGTCGAGGTGATCGGCTCCCAGCCGTACCCGGTCCTCGACGCCGTCGGCGAGGGCGTCACGCTCACCGAGCTGCCCAGCCTCGACCTCTACCGGCAGCCCGACCCGTTCCGCACCCCCAAGCGCGACGAGTACCGCGACTGGATCGACGCGCTGGAAGTCGCCACCATGTGGACCGGCGGCTTCCCCGAGCCGCTGACGTTCTCCCTGCGCGCCCGGCGCCTGCTCGCCGCCCGCCGCGGCGAGTTCGACGTCGTGCACGACAACCAGACCCTCGGCTACGGGCTCCTCGCCCCGCTCGGCGCCCCCCTGGTCACCACCATCCACCACCCCATCACCGTCGACCGGCAGCTGGAGCTGGACGCCGCCGCCGACTGGAAGCGCCGCGCCTCCGTACGCCGCTGGTACGCCTTCACGCGCATGCAGAAGCGCGTCGCGCGCCGCCTGCCGTCCGTCCTCACCGTCTCCGGCTCCTCCCGCCAGGAGATCGTCGACCACCTCGGCGTCCGCCCCGACCGCGTCCACGTCGTCCCGATCGGCGCCGACACGACGCTGTGGTCCCCGGACCCGTCCGTCCCCGAGGTGCCCGGCCGGATCGTCACCACGTCCAGCGCCGACGTCCCGCTCAAGGGCCTCGTGTACCTGGTCGAGGCGCTCGCCAAGCTCCGCACCGAGATCCCCGGCGCGCACCTCGTCGTCGT
This genomic window from Streptomyces thermolilacinus SPC6 contains:
- a CDS encoding CbiQ family ECF transporter T component, whose amino-acid sequence is MRLRAPEAHRSNAVHAGAWWLWALGLAVAASRTTNPLLLGLVVGVAGYVVAARRTDAPWARSYGAFLKLGLAVLVIRVLFSTLLGSPIPGAHVLVTLPEVPLPDWARGIRIGGRVTAEQLVFALYDGAKLAAMLVCVGAANALANPARLLKSLPGALYEAGVAVVVATTFAPNLVADVARLRTARRLRGRPTGGVRAVLQIGLPVLEGALERSVAVAASMDARGYGRTAAVPAAVRHTTTALTLGGLLGVCAGTYGLLAVEGAGYGVPLLAGGVAAALGGLWLGGRRTPRTRYRPDRWGPRTWLVAGSGIAVAALVVWASTGPAGEALRPGVTPLVAPGLPLWPALSVLVGLLPAFVAPVPKAARTAETAAEDREEHR
- a CDS encoding SCO2322 family protein; this translates as MAAACLAVLVGVPAASGTAHAAGYRYWSFWEGGAGGSWAYATQGPATIRPADGAVHGYRFAVSADSQDADRPRRAPDFAAICAGTPTREGTKRVALVLDFGTPADAPPGGTPPAQRTACARVAPDATGAEALAAVAAPLRYNSQALLCAIAGYPKEGCGEQVDTPATTPATSATTATPGAASGQTGGNGGNAPALGLYAGAAAVVALGAAALVRARRRGRR
- a CDS encoding prenyltransferase/squalene oxidase repeat-containing protein codes for the protein MTTVRRGATALAATAVLLAAGAGAVAPTALAAPSPAPSAPSAPASPAASAPPVTSPAASAPAAPSSPAAPTVPAGLYGTKDPTYDGVWRQSLAFLAQQSTGVEPAAQAVGWLLGQQCANGGFPSFRADTSGPCPDDLPLDTNATAVALHALKGVDSHEEKTDKARQDAVAWLKQVQNEDGGWGYNPGFPSDANSTSLVISALAGTGERPGEFRTATGKSPYDALLTFTLPCTAKPGGGAFAYQPEKDGTLRANGDATAAAVLAGLGKHLLVRGVTPDQKPSCVDTAEPTAERAARNGAAYLAATLVKSGHLDLPPMPGTTAPADQPDVGNTADAVLALAAAGHREAADAGLAWLEKNSAAWAKESGPAAYAQLILAAHTAGGDPRDFGGADLVQQLNATGPEPASTPDTGQEKAEEEQEESGFPVWLLVAVFLVAGIGVGFLLSGRGKRKP
- a CDS encoding TetR family transcriptional regulator, translating into MTAEGRPASPPLTERQEARRRRILHASARLAGRGGFDAVQMREVAEAAEVALGTLYRYFPSKVRLLVATMQDQLDGLHATLRKRPPAGESAAERVAETLMRAFRALQREPQLADAMVRALTFADRSVSAEVDAVSRQTTAIILDAMRLAEPGPSPEQLAAVRVIEHTWYSALISWLSGRASIAQVRADIETACRLIEP
- a CDS encoding glycosyltransferase family 4 protein, which encodes MTAEAVAAGPRPGAAADAGRPLRIALLTYKGNPFCGGQGVYVRHLSRELARLGHTVEVIGSQPYPVLDAVGEGVTLTELPSLDLYRQPDPFRTPKRDEYRDWIDALEVATMWTGGFPEPLTFSLRARRLLAARRGEFDVVHDNQTLGYGLLAPLGAPLVTTIHHPITVDRQLELDAAADWKRRASVRRWYAFTRMQKRVARRLPSVLTVSGSSRQEIVDHLGVRPDRVHVVPIGADTTLWSPDPSVPEVPGRIVTTSSADVPLKGLVYLVEALAKLRTEIPGAHLVVVGKRAEDGPVARAIERYGLDGAVRFVKGISDAELVDLVRGAQVACVPSLYEGFSLPAAEAMATGTPLVATTGGAIPEVAGPDGETCLAVPPGDAGALAAALGRLLGPDGAGLRARLGAAGRARVLDRFTWARAAQGTADRYREALAAHGARR